One Leopardus geoffroyi isolate Oge1 chromosome E1, O.geoffroyi_Oge1_pat1.0, whole genome shotgun sequence genomic window, CAGGCATCCAGAGTCTAGGACTTGTTGGAGGCTCTGGAGGGAAGAGAAGTGGAGTGGGTTGAGGGAGCAGGCAGGGACAGATAAGCTTTGAGATTCTGACTTACTTCCCCCTTCTCGATTGTAAATATTatttggggcagggggaaggatagatatataacatttatatctatattcaattccttgtttctttttactgttttcttccaGTGTCGGTCCATATTCATGTCAACTTATCTAAGTAGGACTTATAatgtgttcttttgtgttctGTGTTTAAACTTAGtattatatcacatttttaatgatgttatttattccttttaaaaacagattcagctctctttttttactgtAAATGTAAAGCatattcattatttcttaaatgcaGACAATAtgcccaaaaaatgaaaaatcattttgaagTGTACCCTTCAGGACTTTTTTTATGCATGTATAATTACATACTttcaaaaatggaatcataccagACATGCTGCTTTAGGTCTTGTTTCCCATTTGTTAAATATAGATGTaaagttgaaattaaaacatttttaattttaattattactatataaatataaaataattttttaataattagtagTATTTTGGTGgtaaggcatttttaaaattaattttgtttactaTTTAATAGAGTAGTATTTTTAAGTACTGGTGTCCCATAATTTATTTACCCTTTCCTACTGATGACACTTCAGTTGTTTCCAAATTGTCACCACTGCAACCGTCCTCATACATACATTTTCCCTCGGGACCAATTCCTGAAAGTAGAATTTGTGGGCCGAAGGGAATGTACATTTAACATTTTGCATTATTCCCAGAAGTAAGAGAGCCCCTTTCCCCGTACTCTTGcaaatataattttccttctttttttaaagtccattttcatgttttatatttgagagagagagagagcgcgcgcgcgcagcggaggggcagagagacagagagggagccatagaatcctaaacaggctccagactctgagctgccagcacagagcccggcggggggctccaactcaggaactgtgagatcaggacctgagcagaagtccgaagcttaacctgagccactcaggagcccctaatttTCCTTAATAGCCACAAAATAGTCCTGGATTAATGCTCAGAGACCACACCTTCCAGTTTGGAGGAGAGCCACATTCCCCTAGGACTATCAGGAGCCACATTGTCCCTATCAGGTGCAGGTACCGCCGCCAGATGGCGAGAGGGAGGCCTGGGACGACCCTTGCGGGGTCTGGAGGGTGGGGAATACTAGCCCGGCTCGTTTGGCCACGGCGATCCGACCCGACCCCGCGCGGCCGAAGGCAGGAGAGGAAGTGGAAAGTATGGACTTGGAGGAGACGGGCCCCGGGCGCAGAGGACATGAGGGCAACGGCCTGGAGACGGACTTCAGCGTCGCAGGGAAGAAGATGCGGGTTGTGTAAACGGAGGCTGCAACGGTCCCATCAGCGCCGTACCCCGCGGTGCGCGCCGGTGGAGGTCGCGAGCGGGCTCTGGGGCCGCGTGAGGGAAGAGGTCGGATTTCGCGCCTCCGAGAACTCACGGGCTGAACGGGCCGGGGAGACGCAGGGACCCCGCCGGCAGCGCTTACTCTCCTTGGAGGGCGGTGTCGGTGGGAAAGGCTAGAGCGGTTGGGATCCAACAGAAAGCCCCTCGCCCCACTTAGTGGCCGCCGACCTGTGCAAGTCACGGGACATCTATGCGTCTGGGCTCCTCTTCTATGAAATGGGATCACTGATGGTACCACCTCAGAGaagactgttgtgaggattaattgagATAATACCTGGTGGCTTGTATTTTTTGCACACTCCCTCAAAACACCACCACTCTTCAACCAACACCCAACACAATTGACTTATTAACTTCCTGGAGGCTACAGAGGAGTAGAAGAGAAGATCTCAGTAGAGATTTACTGTATTCAATTCTCTTGGTGCACCCTCTAGTCCTTTGCCCCAAATCCAGAAAGAAATGTTATAAACCATGGTCTTCATCTCAGGGAGCCCATGGTGTGACTGAGGAGTCGTGAATGGTACACATGCAAGAAAATTACTTCACAAGTCTTACCAGTGTTCACAAACACTAGCATCTGACAGTTCTCCTGGGAGAAGGGGTGCCAACCCCTCCTGGCCAGCTGTGAGCTCTAAGAAAGTCCTGGGTCTACCCAGCACATCTTGCTCACTTCCCTGTTCCAGTTCCCAGTTGAACAAGATGGATGGGCCACCCCTAAGAATGAGGGCCTGGTAGGGGGAGGGGAGctaggctctgtgttggcagttgCCATGGTTTCACTCCGAGTTCTGGAGCCAACCTGCCCACCCCCTGAGACACTCAGGTCACAGAAGCAGGTCAGAAGCCTGAGGGGATATAAGGAGTGCTACTCTGGAGCCCCCCAGTGCACCTGTTGAGATGGAGGCCTCAAATGGGCAAGGGGGTGAAGGAGACAAGCCCCTAAAGAAGGTGAAGTGGGGTGAGGGatgtgagggagggaagaaagaaggtcCTTGAGGGGCTAGTCTTGGAAAGCAGAGAACATGAAattaagggaaggaaagaagaaggaaaaatgttgATGTACACAAGTTAGCAAGAGaccaaaagaacaaaaggatAATTCATTCAAACACAAGTTTATCAAAGACGTGTATTCCTGGCAAGATGATTGTTGGTTATGGAGACACaagggcatgtgtgtgtgtgtgtgtgggtgtacgtgtgtgtgtacacttgTGTCATGgtctgtgtgtgtggttgtgtggtGTGAGGGGTGTGTTTATAGAGTTGATCGGCCAGAGTCCCCTCTCTCTGGGGCCTGAAGGAGCCTAAGATACATACTCTCTCCATCTACTTTCCTCCGTTTCCCTGGTCTCTCCCTTCAGAGTGGTCTGGGCCGGGATCTTCCTTGTTTCCCCTGAGCACAAGCAAGAATTAATGCTCCCTTTTCTGAGAGGCTTTTGAAAGGTCAGGTGCAAATCCCACCATGTCAGTTTAATCCTGTGCTCTGACTTTATTATTTCGTAGTCACTTTGTCTTCATTAGTTTTCAGCTTTTGGGGGGCCCACTTTTGCTGTCAGAAATCTCCTCCTCATCACCATCACTGTCACATGGTTTTCTGAGTGCCTGTTATCATGACATGATGCTAAAGGTTAGAGGTGGTCCTGGGGcttaggcactcagtaaatgtttgtttgaatgaatgaataaatgactccTTGCTCATTCCCCCAAGGAGTTTCTTACATCTCTTGGCGCCTCAAAGTGTTCTTATCTGTAACCAGGGATAATAAACCTCACAGAATTTGTGGGAGAATAAAATGAGTTCATGTTTATCAAGTGATTTGTACAATTAACTACTATTCTGtgctataattattataaaagaaatgggTAGGGCATTCTAGGTTTCCTAAGCAGGGATGTTCAGGGATGAGTTTCTTTGCTAGGGCTTACTGCTTCAGGACTGGGCCAAGAAAGGGTCCTCAGGGAAAATGGAGAAGGGCTTTGGCTGGAATTTGGACCACTGGTTGCCTAGCACTGCCCCTCAAGAGCACCTGCCTAAGCTCCCCAGCTGACCAttgcctcctgcctctgcccaggTGAGAGATGCACCCTACTTAGAGAAGAGCTCCCGCACCACCCCTTCTGGAGACTCACTTGTACGCCATGCCAAGGGTCTGGACCAGGACACCTTCAAAATTGTAAGGGGCCAGCCCAGGACCCTGTCTCTTGTTCCCTACAGGTCAGGAGACCTGGATCAGAATTGGCAGGCCTCAGAACCATAGCTTATTGTCCCACTTGTCATGCTCTTGGGAAGGAAGTGGGGCAGGAGCTTGACTGGAGCCTCCTTACTTAACCCGCTTAACACTTCCTGGCTCATAAAGGCTTCTGGTTACTTGGGGCTGCCcatctgcctcttttctcctATGACCCCTCACTTGACCTGTTGCCTCCTCAGTGTAAAGAATATCTAAGACCACTGAAGAAGTTCCTGCGAAAGTTGCACCTGCCCAGGGACCTTCCCCAGAAGAAGCAGCTAAAGTACATGAAGCAGAGCCTGGTGGCCCTAGGGGACCACATCAACACCTTTCTGCAACACTACTGCCGAACCTGGGAAATCAAGCACTGGAGGAAGTAGGGCAGCCTCCTTGCCCTTCCCACTATTCCCACTCCTGGGCCACATACCTTTCCCACCCCTGATTCAAGGTCCCACCTCAGTCAAGATCCCTGAGTCCTTCATTCCTTCGTCTTTATGTGAAAGAGTCAGGATCCTAGAGTGAGCATGGTgaagagggggtggagagaatgGGATCTCTAGTTACTCAGGGCAGCATTGATGCATGGCAGCTACGTACACAGTGGACAAAGGACTCTCCTGACTCTGGAGAATGACCCCTGATTGAGCAACTGCTGTGTGGTGTGGGTGCCCATCACCAGGATGGGGTATTCAAGGTCTAGCAAATTTCCACCTCTCCACGTCCCCAGCGAAATCCAAGGAGGCAGCATGTGGTCCATTTCTCCCTGGGTGGGTCCTAGACACAAGACAAATGCTGAAGGGAGAGGGGCTGTGCTCTGCCTCCCTCAGCCTTGGTTTCTCCCCTGCAGGATGCTCTGgcgatttgtctctctcttctcagaaCTGGAGGCAAAACAGCTTCGCAGGCTCTACAAGTACACCAAGAGCAACCAGACAGCCAAGTTCCTGGTGAGGCGCTCAGGAAAGCTCCTCCCCAGGCCTGGCTGAGGGTTGGCTGGTACATTCTTGGATTGTGGGGGGAGGCCTGGGGCTGAGGGTCCCTCTGATACCACCAGCATCCTTCCAGTCATTTCCACACTCACTGGCTGGGGAAGACCCCACTGCCCCTACCTTTACCCCTATAGGGGGCAAAGTGAGGCCAAAGAGGGCAGAGGCTCAACTTCAAGTTCTTGATACTTACTCTCCACACCAACACCCTGATGTTAACAAGGGCAGGGACCTTCCTGAGGAGCTATAGGTGGGGATGGTTGAGGCCAGGCAGAAAGGCACAGCCAGCTTGGGGAAGGCTCCAAGGACTAGCAACAGTCTGGCCTGGCTTTGGTCAAAAACAGTGACTCTCAAACATTTTGGTTTCAGGTCATGTTCACTCTCTTAAAAAACCATTGAGAAGCCACAAAAGCATTTATGTAGGTTATATCAATCGATATTTGCCTCATCCgaaattaaaactaaagaaaaaattcaaaataagtacttactaatccaattaaaaataaaagcaaggagcCCACtacattttaacataaataatttttacaagaaacatctgtattttccaaaaccaaaaaaattagtgagaataatagcattgttttacatttttgcaaatctctttagtgtctggcttaatagaagacaacTCAGCTGtgttctcatatctgcttctacAATCTCTTATGATATGTGATTTGGCTTAAGTACATGATGTGAAAACCCAGACTTACACAACTGTATAGTTAGAGAAGAGAGGaatattttattagcattttcaGATAGttgtggatatttttttaaatttatttactttgatagaaagagagagcaagggagaggggcagagggagagagagagagagagagagagagagcagactcCATGTTCGGTGaatagcccaatgcggggcttgactCTCATGATAGCGAGATCGCCACCTGAGCTGatagcaagagttggacgcttaacctgctgagccatccagatgcccctgtatatttttctttgctaCCACACCAAAACTCAACAAGTGGCAGCTACTTAGTAGCaatatggaatctgaaaccatatgaatgaactttataaaatacttctttttctttttttagcactTCTAGGTTTACAAAAAAATTGGGTAGAAAGTTCAGATGTTTCCCATGTACTACCCCCtcttgttttccttattattagCATCTTGCATTAGAGAGGTACATTTGTTACCATTGGTGATCCAGTATTGACACATTATTAACTAAATAATGTCCGTAGCTTACATTAGGGcccactctttgtgttgtacattcaaCAGGTTTTGACAACtgcataatgacatgtatccaccattacaaaGCATACAGAATAGTTTTGCTGCCTTAAAATGCCCTGTCCTCCACGTATTCATCCTCTCATTCTTTCCCTCCAAACTCCTGGCAAtcattgatctttttactgtcgcaatgtttttactttttccagaatgtcatatagttggaatcacacagtatgtagccttttcagatttgtATCAATGACTTTTTCACACTGGCTTACATTAGACTCCATTGGTTTCTCTCTTGCACTTTGGGTAGACCCCACTTTTCAGGGGGTCAGTGAGGTCAAAATATTTCAGGGGCCCCCAGGGGCTCACAgagcacactttgagaatcactaattcaaaataataatcatgGGTAACAGTTTCTATGTTCCAGCACTTTATGTTCCCTCCCGTGATCTTCAAAAgtaaccctggggcacctgg contains:
- the CE1H17orf64 gene encoding uncharacterized protein C17orf64 homolog isoform X1 encodes the protein MEASNGQGGEGDKPLKKVRDAPYLEKSSRTTPSGDSLVRHAKGLDQDTFKICKEYLRPLKKFLRKLHLPRDLPQKKQLKYMKQSLVALGDHINTFLQHYCRTWEIKHWRKMLWRFVSLFSELEAKQLRRLYKYTKSNQTAKFLVAFCPLDTPESSLLANQEDSLPKLCSAWGLHGNISGMKERLSKMQAPGREASLLREPRSQIQVMKGTKNTKGETNTKQKKKNAWQEEKVSRKEG
- the CE1H17orf64 gene encoding uncharacterized protein C17orf64 homolog isoform X2: MEASNGQGGEGDKPLKKVRDAPYLEKSSRTTPSGDSLVRHAKGLDQDTFKICKEYLRPLKKFLRKLHLPRDLPQKKQLKYMKQSLVALGDHINTFLQHYCRTWEIKHWRKMLWRFVSLFSELEAKQLRRLYKYTKSNQTAKFLVAFCPLDTPESSLLANQEDSLPKLCSAWGLHGNISGMKERLSKMQAPGREASLLREPRSQIQVMKDSLRKLPHKTKLKNKRIKEAPETPETCP